A window of Variovorax paradoxus EPS genomic DNA:
CCAGCGGACCTGCGGAAGCTGCGGCGCGTCCTTGTCCTTGTTGCCGGGCGCCGGCGGGGTGGCGGGCGCGCGCGTGAGGTGCACTTCGCGCGGCACCGCATGCGCATTGCCGCGCGCCTGCGCGAGCCACTGGGCGACCGTGCTGGCGGGCGTGGCGCGCAGCGTGACGGTGGCGCCGTCGCCGCCTGCCGTCATGAGCTGCGCGTTGTTGACGCCCAGGCCCTCGCGCACCGAAGTTTCGAGTGAGCGCAGCGCCTCGTCGCGGGCGAGCCGGGGTTGCGACTGCAGCGCCTTCGCGCGGTTCTGCAAGGTGGCCATCTGCTGGAGTTGCGCATCGAGCTGCGCGTGTTCGGCCGGTGCCGTGGCCAGCGTGCGAAACGCGGGAGCGAGCGCAATCCACCAGAGCAAGGCCAGTGCCACGAGCGCGATGGCGCCGCCGACCATCTGGCGCTCGCGCATCGCGAGGGCAGCCCAGCGGGCCTTGAGTTGTTCGCTGAAGTTCATCGGGGAGTGGTCTCGGCCTGCACGAGCAGCAGATCGCCCTCGGTGCGCACGTTGTAGCCGCGCGGCGCCATCGCGCCGGTGATCTGCGAGACCTCCGACGGCTGCAGCCCGAGGCCGCGCAGGCGCAGCTGGCCGTTGGTGTAGTCCACGGCCGAAGGCGTGCGGCCGAGCGGGAGGTTGGTGGCGAGCGCGCCGACCATGGGTTCGAAATCGGTCGCGGCCACGTCGCCCACGGCCTGCTGCAGCGCCGCGACTTCGCGCGTCATCTGCAGTTGCGGGTCGATCACGATCTTCACCGAGGGAAAGGTCTGGGTGAGGATGGTCTTGGCGGCCTGGCGCTTGGATTCGAGCGCGCCGCGCTCCTTCCAGGCCCAGGCGTTGAGGCCGATCACTTGCGTCAGCAGCAGCACGACGACGCCCCAGCGCGCGGCGCGCCATTCGGGCGCATAGCGCAGCGTCTGCAGCACGGAGGCGAACTTCTTGCCGGCGCGCGCGCGGCCGGTGGCGGCGAGATCGAACTGCGCGAGCTCCCACGGCGTGCGTGCGGCGTTGAGCCAGCGCTGCGGCGCCTTCACGATCGGCACGCGGCGCTCCAGCAGGCGCTCGGCCGCTTCGGCGACCGCGGGCTCGGTCGTGATGACGGCGGTGTCGAGCGGCAGGCTGCCCGACAGCGCGAGCCCGGCGCCGGCCAGCGGCAGCGAGACCACGCCATCGGCATCGCAGACGGTGAGCTGCGGCGCTTCGGGTTCGCCGGTGATCTGCAGCAGCGGCGGGCCGTCGGCGGCCTGCGGTGCGAATTCGGGGACGATGCGCACGACGCGGCGCCCGGCCGCTTCGAGCCCCTGCACGATGCTGCGCAGCCAGATGCGGTTGCATGCGGCCACCCACACGGGGGCGCCGGCCTTCGCGTCGGGCTCGAGCGCGAAGTGCAGGGCCTCGGGGTCGTCGAGCAGGTGTTCTTCGAGCAGGCCGTCGAGCACGGCGCGCAGTTTCGACGCGCTGCCCATGCTGCCCTTGGGCAGCGTGACGCGGTGCCACGACAGCGCCGCAGAAGGAATGCCGAGCGTGACTTCGCTGCCCGAGGGCAACAGCGCCAGCAGCGCACGGCCCTGGTCGCGCAATGCAATGCCGTCGTCGCCGGCCTGGGCCCAGTCGTACTCACCCGCGGCGTCGGCCGGAGGCAGTGGGGCAATGAGCAGCAGCGGAGTCATGGAGGTGGTCGGAAAAGCCGGTGATTGTAGGAGGGCGTCTGACAGTCAATTGCTATTATTTGAATAGCGTAGTTGACAGATGTGACGGGCGTTATAAGGCTTTTTGATCAATATATGTAAACAGCACTCAGGGTTTAGCCGGAGTCGTTGTTGCGCCGGCGCCGCGGGTGCGCCAGACCGTCGTCACCGTGACACCGTTGCGTTGCAGGAGCGAGTGCTCCTCGACCCAGGTGCGGTCCAGGCGCAGGCGCCCGTAGACCTCGAAAAACTGGGTGCCCACGCCGTGCTGGGTGGCGTTGAAGCGGGAGCCTTCGCTGGGCAGCCCCTGATTGGCCTCGTCGATGGTCTTGAAGTAGGAGCGGGTGCGCTTCTCCACCAATTGCCGCGCGGTGGCGATCGGCAGGTTTTCCAGGCTGGCGCTGATGGCCTCGGCGCTCGCCGTGTTGAGGTTGAGCGTGGTGCGCACCGGCAGGATCGTCACGTAGGGCTCGATGGCCGCGGCGGTCGATGGCGAAAGCCCGAGCCACACCAGTTGCGACACCTCCTGCGGCATCAGGGGCGCATTGCCCGCATCGCCGCCGCCGGAGGCTTCGTCGGTGCCGGTGGACAGCGTCCTCACGAGCCCGGTCGTCATCTGGCTGAGCTCCGAGGCCGGCAGGCCCAGCAGGTTGAAGAGCCGGGTGAAGGTGGCCACGCCGGCCGGCACCGGCTTGCCCGCATCGACCAGCGACAGCACGTTGAGCTTGGACTGCGCATCGACGATGCGGCCCGAGAGAAAGGCGTCGGGCAGGCCGTCGAGGTTGTCGCTCGACACGTTCTTGTCGGCCGACAGGAAGCTGGTGAGCCGCGCTTCCTCGAGCGGCACCGCCCAGGGTTCGCCCAGGTGGTCGGGGCCGCCGGCGCGGCCGTCTTCGGCGAGGATCAGCCGCGACCAGTCGAGCGCGCCGATCAGCACCCAGGCCGCCTGCACACGCGCGCGCTCGGCGCCTTCGACTTCGGCCGCGCGCCATTGCTGCCACAGCGCGGCAGCGGAGAAGGTGGCGACGAGCATGACCGTCAGCATCGCCGCGAGCAGCGCGGCGCCGGACTGGCGGCGCGCACGTCGCCCGAGTCCCGAAGTGCGCCGCGTCATGACTTCGCGCCCCCCACGATCGGCTTGACCCAATCGCGCGTGAGCGTGCCCGACAGCCCGTCGCCCGGCGGCAGGCTGATCACCAGGCGCACGCCATCGGGCATGTTGACGATCGGGCCCGCAGCGGGGCTGGCCGGGTTGGCGGGATTGGGCGGCGTGGTGGGTGCCGTGGGCAGCGAACCCGCGGGCGTCCAGTTGTTGTCGCGAAAGTAATAGAGCTGCCAGCCGCTGGCGGGCATCAGCACCACGTCGTTGTAGCCGCCTTGTGCGCCGCCGCCCTGCGCCCAGGAGGCCGCGAGGTTCCAGGCCTGCTGCCATTCGCCGCGCGTGGTGAAGGCCTGCGACTGCCAGCGCTGCCAGCGCGGGCCCTCGGCGCCCGGCCGCAGGGTCCAGGCCACCACCAGCATGGCGGGCGCCGTCGGATCGCTGCTGCGGCGCGTGAGCCGCAGCACGTTGCCGTCCCAGTCGATCGGGCGGGTCTGCGCGATCGAGGTCACCGCATCGAGGTCGGCGCCCCATTGGGCGAGCGTGGCCTGCAGGGTCAGGATGGCGTCGGCGCGCTGCTGGTTCTGCGTGGTGGCGCGCGACATGCTGTCCAGCCCGCGCCAGCTCACGAGCGAGAGCAGCGCCATCACCGAGATGGCGACGAGCAGTTCGATCAGCGTGAAGCCGTGCGACGTCTTCTGCTTCGTCTTCGTCATCAGAAGCGGCCGACCACGGTCGAGATGCGCAGGATTGGCGAGTTGACCTCGTCGCGCACCTGCACATCGACCCGCCGGAAATTCGGATTGAGCGTGGGCACTGTCGAGGTCGTCACGTTGAACGACGCGCCTGCCTGCACGCAGATGGAGCCCGAGTCGCCCACGGCCGGCATCTGGCGCGAGAGGCGGGCCTTGGCGAGTTCGTTTTCGGCGCACAGGTCGGCCAGCACGAGGTCGGACTGGCGCTGCGCATTGCGCGTGAGCGACATCGTGGCCTGCGAGCCCGCGGCCAGCGCGAGCGCGACGATGCCCAGCGCGATCAGCACTTCGATCAGCGTGAAGCCGCTGCAGGCCCATGCCCTTGTTCCACGCCGCAGTCTCATGGCACGGGGAAGACGGTGAACGGGCGCAGGCCGTCGGTGGCGATGCGCAGCGAGCGCGCAGGCGGACCGGCGGAATAGAGCGTGATCTGCTGCGCCGCGATGATCGGATCGGGGCCGAGTTGCAGCGCCGGAACCAGCGTGCCGTTGCCCAGCGCGGCCTGGGCGGTGATGCCTTCGGCGACCCAGCCGCTCGGGATCGCATCGGCAGGGAGGCCATCGAAGACGAAGCTGCCTTCGACGGGGCGCCACCGCACGGCGACGCCGCTGGCCCGCGACTGGGCGCGGGCGGATTCGAGGAGCGCGGCGAGCCGGTCGGCTTCGCGATCGAGCTTGGCCGCGTTGGTGTCGCGCATGGCAAAACTCACGCTGGCGGTGGCGATCGCGATGATCGCGATCACGATGATCAGCTCGAGCAGCGTGAAGCCGCGCGCCGTGCTGGCCTTGCTGCTATTGCCAGCTGCCGATATCGGCATTCTTGCCCTCGCCGCCGTTCTGACCATCGGCGCCGAACGAGAGCACGTCGATTTCGCCCTTGATGCCCGGGTTCATGTACTGGTAGGGATGGCCCCAGGGGTCATTGGGCAGCTTCTCGACGTAGGGCTTCCAGTTCGGGGCGGCCGGGCCGACGGTCGGGCGCGTCAGCAGCGACTGCAGGCCCTGCTCGGCGGTCGGGTAGCGCTGGTTGTCCAGGCGGTAGAGCTTGAGCGCCTGCATCAGGTTGTTGATGTCGGTGCGGGCGGCCGTCACGCGGGCGTCGTCGGCACGCTCGATCACGTTCGGCACGATCAGCGCGGCAAGCACGCCGATGATGACCAGCACCACCATCAGTTCGATCAGCGTGAAGCCGCGCTGGGCGGTCCGGGAAGCGGCACGAAGGAATTTGTTCATAGGTTGGGCGACATGATTCGGAAAGCGCGCTGCATGATAATCCGCGCCCATGACAAGTCCTTACTCCGCTGCCCGCTGGCATGCCCCACTTGCAACGACGGGGCTTTGGGCGCTGGCCGCTGGCGCCGCGGTGTTCTGGGCCTTGCGCCTGTCGTCGCCGGCCGATGCCGTGGCCGCCGCGGCCGCGATGCCCCGGCCCTCGGTCACGGCGGATGCCGAGGCGGTCGGACGATTGCTCGGCGTGGTCTCCGCGCAGGCAGCAGCACCCGCAGCCCCCGAAGCGGCCAGCCGCTTCGCGCTGGTGGGCGTGGTGGCCGATCCGTCGAACCAAGGTGCTGCGCTGATCGCCATCGACGGCAAGCCGCCCAAGCCGTTTCGCGTCGGTTCGCGCGTTGGCGACAACTACGTGCTGCAGTCGGTGGGCGTGCGCGCGGCGACGCTCGGCGCGCAGGCCGACGGACCACCGGCGTTCACGCTGCAACTTCCGGTGCGTGCGCCGATCAGCGTGGGGCTGCCGCCGCCGCCGATCTCCGGCGTGTCGCCAATGCCGGCGCCGGCTCAGCCACCCGCGCAAAGGTCGACCGGGATGTTGCCGTCCACCATGCCCGCCGTGGTGATGCCGCCCCCGACCGAGGCCGCGCAACAACCGCAGGGACAGGCGCCAGTCGCTGCGCAATAGCGGGTGCAGCGCCCCTGAAAAAGCCGGCTTCGCGCCGGCTTTTTCGTTGTTTGCGAAGGTCGCGCCTCAGGCTTGCAGGAATAACCGGTAGGCCGGATTGGCCGTTTCCTCGACGTAGGGATAGCCGAGGTTTTCGAGGAACGCATCGAAGGCCGCAGCGTCGCCGGCCGGCACCTGCAGACCGACCAGGATGCGTCCGTAGTCGGCGCCCTGGTTGCGGTAGTGGAAGAGGCTGATGTTCCAGTTCGGCCGCATCAGGCTCAGGAACTTGAGCAGCGCGCCGGGACGCTCGGGGAACACGAAGCGCAGCAGGCGCTCGTCGTGCGCGAGGCCGGTGCGCCCGCCGACGAGGTGCCGCAGATGCTCCTTGGCGAGCTCGTCGTGCGTGAGGTCGAGCGCGTCGAAACCGTGGTCGATGAAACTGCGCGCGATGGTGGCCGATTCGCCGCGCGTCGATGTCGTGAGGCCGACGAACACGTGCGCCTTGGCCGCGTCGCTGATGCGGTAGTTGAACTCGGTCACGTTGCGCAATGCGCCGCCGGCCGCTCCTGGTTCGCCTGCATCGCCCGCCGGCAGTTCGCCGACCAGTTCGCAGAAGCGGCGGAAGCTGCCGCGTTCTTCGGGAATCGTGACGGCGAAGAGCGCCTCGCGTTCCTCACCGACCTCGGCGCGCTCGGCCACGAAGCGCAATCGATCGAAGTTCATGTTGGCGCCGCAAAGGATTGCTGCGTAGGTTTCTCCGCGGCGGCCGTGCTCGGCCACGTACTGCTTGATTGCCGCCACGGCCAACGCGCCGGCGGGTTCGACGATGCTGCGCGTGTCGACGAAGACGTCCTTGATGGCGGCGCAAACGGCATCGGTATCGACGGCGATGTATTCGTCGACCAGTTCGCTGGCGATGCGGAAGGTTTCTTCGCCGACCAGCTTGACGGCGGTGCCGTCGGAGAACAGGCCCACGTCCGGTAGGTTCACGCGCTGGCGGGCTGCGACCGATTGCATCATTGCGTCGGAGTCGTTCATCTGAACGCCGATCACCTTGATCTCGGGACGCACGGCCTTGATGTAGTTGGCCACGCCGGAAATCAATCCACCGCCGCCGATCGCGACGAAGACCGCATCGAGTGGGCCTTGGTGTTGGCGCAGGATTTCCATCGCGATGGTGCCCTGGCCTGCGATGACGTCCGGGTCGTCGAAGGGGTGGACGAAGGTCAGGTTCTCTTGCTTCTGCAATTCGAGCGCGCGCAGATAGGCATCGGAATAGCTGTCGCCGTGCAAGACGATTTCGCCACCGAAACCGCGCACTGCATCGATCTTCAATTTGGGCGTCGTTACGGGCATGACGATCACTGCGCGCGTGCCGAGCTTTCGCGCGCCGAGTGCAACGCCTTGCGCATGATTGCCGGCAGATGCGCAGATCACGCCGCTTGCTAATTGCGCCGCGCTCAAATGCGCCATCTTGTTGTATGCGCCGCGAAGTTTGAAGCTGAATACCGGTTGCTGGTCTTCGCGCTTAAGCAATACGGTGCAACTCAAACGTTCGCTGAGTGCGCGCGCCTTCTCGAGCGCGGACTCGACGGCGACGTCGTACACCCGGGCGTTGAGAATTTTTCTGAGATAGTCGGCGGGCGTCAATTGCGCCGGTACAGGTGCTTGGCGCACAATTTTTTCCAAGGGAGTTTTCATTTGTTTACCAATGATAAATGGTATCGAGATTGCATGCGAGGTATGACATGGACACAAATGTCATAAACCTCTTCAATAGTGTGGCGGCCGCAAATGATTCTGGATTTTTTGCGCGCACCTATCCTGCAATTCATACGCCTGCAAATGAAATTACTTTTGAGCAAAATTTGTTAACGGTTTTTGTCAGTGACCTTTCGAAGGGACTGATGCAAGCAGAAGCGGGGCGCGTGCAACGAGGAGAAATCGGACGCGCCACATGGCAAGTGATGGGCAACAGATTGCGTGCGCACATCGTTCCGCTGCTGGGAAATTTGCCCGCCCAATCGTTTGCAACGTCCGATGCGCAGCGACTGATCGATCGCCTTGGCGAACAGGGTTTCACCAGCACGACGATCGCGCAGTACTTGGTGCTGTTGCGCAAGGTCGTGATGCACGGCGTGCACACCGGCGTGCTGCGCGAGGCCCCGCCGTTTCCCAAGGTCAAGGTGCGCAGCCAGCCGCGTGGAAGCTTCAGTGTTTCTGAATACCGGACCATCGTGGCGACCGCGCGCAGCTTGCGCGGACATTCGCATCCGGTGCTCGACAGACTGAACTCGGGCGAGCGCTTCTGGATTGCGCGTGAACTTCTCGTGATGCCGAACGAGTTGCCCTGGCTGATTCGCTGGATGGTGAACACCTTCGTGCGTCCCAGCGACATCAAGCTCATGAAGCACAAGCACATCGAGATCGTGCGGGGTAAGCACGTCTATCTGCGAATGAATCTGCCCGAGACCAAGCGGCACAGCCAGCCGATCGTGAGCTTGCGTCCGGCGGTCCGGGTCTATGAATGTCTGCTCGCTCGTCGCCGCGAACATGGGTTCGGCACGGCAGAGGACTATATTTTTCTGCCTCAGTTGAAGAATCGAGAGCACGCTCTTGCGGTGCTCAACTTCTTCTTTCATTGGGTGCTCGAGAAGACTGGTCTTGAAAAGGGGCCTTTGGGCCAATCGAGAACTCTCTATTGCCTGCGGCATACCGCGATTACGCTGCGGCTCTTGTATGGGCAAGGCATCGACATGCTGACCTTGGCTCGCAATGCGCGGACAAGCGTCAACATGGTCGAGCGTTTCTACGCATCGGTGCTGAGCGGAGAAATGAATGTGGGGCTGCTGCAAAGCAGGCGCGGCCGAGTGAGTTGAGAAAAGACGAAAAGCCGCCCGACGTGAGTCGGGCGACTTTTTCTGATTCGAACTGGCGTGAGCCAGCATCGGGATCAAATCGGAATCAGAAGGCGTGACGGATGCCGAAGTCGTAGCCGGTCGAGGTCTTCGGGGTGAAGCCGCCAGCAGTCACGAAATTCGGGCCGCCGACGGTCAGAGCTGCATTGTTCTTGTTGCTCACGCGAGCAATCGTGGCGTACAGAGCCGTACGCTTCGACAGGTTATGCACGTAGCCGATTGCCAGCTTGTTGGCTTTCTTGTCTTCCGGCAGCACTGCGGGCGGGTTCGCGACCAAGTTCTCGTCGTACGTGACGCGCGAGTACGAAGCGCGGATCAGGCCAGCACCAACCGGCACGGTCACGCCGAGCAGGTAACCAGTAAGATCAATGTCAGGACGGCCGGCAAGCGTGGGCGTCACTTCGTAGTCGAGCTTGTTCTTGGCGCGCGACACTTCACCGAACAGCTTCACGGAACCGAAGTCGTACGAAGCGCCGAGGTTGAGGGTGTCGACCTTGTTGGTGATGCCAGCGTAGTACTGGTCGCCGACGGTGCTGCTGCCATAAGCGATTGCAACGTCCAGGGGGCCGTTTGCGTAGCCGAAGCGGCCACCGACGTAACGACCCTGACGCGAGTTGTTTTCAACTGGAGGCGTGGCGCGGCCAGGACTGTACTTGGTCTTTTCGCCGAACGCGTACTGCAGTTGACCGTAGAACCCGCCAAGGTTTGGCGGCAGGAAGTAGCCGATGGTGTTGCTGGAACGAGCGTAATTACCGCCGCTCACATTGGTTGCCAAGGCGATGTTCGGGAATTGCTCGGCGAAAGCCTTGTTGCTTGCGGCGATGCCAGCGAATCCGCCGAAAGAGTTGCTGGCCGTCGAGATCAAGTTGGTGCCAACGCCGTTGGTGCCGAACGGATCGAACACGGTGTCGTTCCAGAACGTCGCGGTGTAGTCGCGACCCAGGCGGATTTCACCGAAACCACCCGACAAGCTCACGGTCGAGCGACGAGCGAAGGTGGCAACGCCTTCAGAGCCGTCATCGTTCTTGATGGGGGCTTCGAGCCAGAAGCTGGCTGCCAGCCCGCCACCGAGGTCTTCCGTACCACGGAAGCCCAAACGGCTGCCGTTGTAGCCCGAGTTAGCCAGTTCACGGCGGCTTGCCTTGATGCTGCCTCTGTTCACATAGAAGGGGTTGTACGAGGTGGGCACGCCCTGTGCGTTGTACGTGAAGCCATTGTTTTGGTCACGCGAGGTGGACGAGTAGCCGCTGACCGACGCGTCGACCACACCGAAAAGCGTGACGGACGACTGAGCCGAGGCAACACCGGCAACAGCCAGGGCAGCCAGAGCAGTTGCCCTTTCGGAGCGAAAACTAGAGTGGGAATGCCGGTCGCGCCGGCCGATCGGGAAAGAAAAAAGCCCCGAGCTTTTCAGCTCGGGGCTAAATCCACCAATTGGAAGGGTGGAGGAGACAACTGTGGGCGCAAACGTATGCGCGATGAAATAAAGTATATCGACTGTTTGTTGCGTTGCAACAAGCGAGTGATGCTTTTCCCACACAAATCCGATGCCAACGTGCGTTTTTGCCGGGCATCCTGACTGGAATCCGAAGAATCATGGAATGCACAGTGAGTTGGACCGGCGACGCCGGAACGCGTTCGGCCATGGGCTTTGTCGCCGAGACCGGCAGCGGCCATGTCCTGATGATGGACGGCGCACCCGACGCGGCCAAGCCGGAGAACGGCGGCCAGAACCTTGCCGCGAGGCCGATGGAGACGGTGCTGGCTGGTACCGGCGGCTGCACCGCCTATGACGTCGTGCTGATATTGAAAAGAGGTCGCCATCGCGTCGAGCGTTGCAGCGTCAAGCTCACCAGCGAGCGCGCGGAGAAGGATCCCAAGGTCTTCACCAAGATCCACATGCATTTCACGGTGGCCGGCAAGGCGATCCCCGCCTCTGCGGTGGAGCGCGCAATTGCGCTGAGCCACGAGACCTATTGCTCGGCCAGCATCATGCTGGCGAAGACGGCCGAGATCACCACAAGCTTCGATCTGATCGAAACCTGAGGCTGGGAGCGTTCTAGATCCGATGCGCCACGGTGGTCATCACGCGTGAGGCCAGACGCATCAGAGCCTTGACCGGCGGCGGGAGTTCTGCGGCGCCGGCATCGACGGCCTGCGCTGCATGGCGCGCCTCGTCGGACTTCATTTGCTCGACCACGGCCCGGGAGGCGCTGTCGGATAACGGGAGCCGGTCCAGATGGCTGTCGAGATGAGCCTCCACCTGACGCTCGGTTTCGGCCACGAAACCCAGGCTCCAAGGATCCCCCAGGCGGCCGGCAACGAGGCCAAGACCGAAAGCCCCGGCATACCAGAGCGGATTCAACAACGAAGGGCGATCGCCCAACTCGTCCAAGCGCTGCCGGGTCCAAGCCAGGTGATCGGTCTCTTCGTGCGCAGCTTCCAGAAATTGAGCGCGAAGGCCTGGATCGCGCGCCACGGCGGCCTGGGCCGTGTAAAGCGCCTGTGCACAGACTTCCCCGACATGGTTGACGCGCATGAGCGCGCCGGCCCGGCGGCGCTCCTTCTCGTCCATCTCGCCAGCAGCCTGGGGTGGAGTGGGCGTGGCCCGCGTTGCATGAGGGCGGGCAAAAAGGGTGCGCAGCGCCGCATCTGTGGCGGCGAGAACAGGGTCAAGCGAGAGCGTCATTCGACTATTTGAACGCACCTAAAAAGCGCTGCAAAAAGTTACGTTCTTGTTCCGCATTGTGGTGCGCCAGACGGACTAAGTCCTTTGTTGCAGGACTGCAACGAAACGCCCGAGCCATCAGAGATTTCGGGCGATTTGTTTTGCCCTGCCGCAGCGGCTCTGGTGCAATAGCAACAACTTCCCAAAAGGAGGTTGGCCCGGGGTCCGGTGGGAGCACAAAGTGCCAGTCACGGTGAGCCCTTCGCACCGGAGCCCTATGTTTAACCTTGGAGAAACTTGCAATGAAAAAATCTCTAGTTGCTCTGGCTGCCCTGGCTGTTGCCGGTGTTGCCTCGGCTCAGTCGTCCGTCACGCTTTTCGGTGTGGTCGACGCGTCGATCAGCGGCTACTCGTCCACCTCGCGTGACCTGAACGGTGCCACCTTCCTGAACCCGTTCTACGTGAACCAAGGCAGCGTCAAGCGGAGCCAGCGTGTTCTGGCCAACTCGGGCTACAACTCCAGCCGTCTGGGCTTCCGTGGTACGGAAGACCTCGGTGGTGGCCTGGCAGCCAGCTTCTGGCTCGAAGCCCCGATCACCAATGACAACGGCCAAGAAGGTGTTGCAACGTTCGCACGTCGCTCGACCGTCAGCCTGTCGGGTGGTTTCGGTGAAATCCGCCTGGGTCGCGACTACACCCCGACGTTCTGGAACGACACCGTGTTCGATCCGTTCGGCACCAACGGCGTTGGCACCAACCTGATCTCGACGGCCAATGGCTCGTTCGGCGCTTTCGGTACCCCCGCTGCGTCGACCGCTGGTTTCACCAACGTTGGCAACAGCAACTACGTTCGCGCCAGCAACACCGTCGGCTACTTCCTGCCGCCGAACCTGGGTGGTTTCTACGGTCAAGTGATGTACGGCTTCAGCGAGAAGACCAAGTACAGCCCTGGCCTGTCGACGCCTGACGTCGAGAACAGCCAGCGTCAAGGCCGTTACGTCGGTGGCCGCTTCGGCTACGCAAACGGTCCTCTGGACGTTGCAGTGGCTTATGGCAGCAGCACCGTTGGCGACGACTACTACCTCGGCACGACCAGCAAGGTCAACACGTTCAACGTGGGCGCTTCGTATGACTTCGGTCCCGTGAAGCTCTTCGGTGAAATCTCGCAAGCCAAGAACAAGACCGACTTCGAGAACCAGGACTTCTTCGCCACCAACACCGACACGAAGCTCAAGGGCTACCTGATCGGCGTGACGGTGCCGGTGGGTGCTGGCCTGATCCGCGCTTCGTACTCGAGCGTCAAGTACGACTTGAACCAGACCGTTGGCCTGTTCGACGTGGCTGATCCTGATCCGAAGGCAAACAAGATCGCCGT
This region includes:
- a CDS encoding OsmC family protein gives rise to the protein MECTVSWTGDAGTRSAMGFVAETGSGHVLMMDGAPDAAKPENGGQNLAARPMETVLAGTGGCTAYDVVLILKRGRHRVERCSVKLTSERAEKDPKVFTKIHMHFTVAGKAIPASAVERAIALSHETYCSASIMLAKTAEITTSFDLIET
- the coq7 gene encoding 2-polyprenyl-3-methyl-6-methoxy-1,4-benzoquinone monooxygenase, producing the protein MTLSLDPVLAATDAALRTLFARPHATRATPTPPQAAGEMDEKERRRAGALMRVNHVGEVCAQALYTAQAAVARDPGLRAQFLEAAHEETDHLAWTRQRLDELGDRPSLLNPLWYAGAFGLGLVAGRLGDPWSLGFVAETERQVEAHLDSHLDRLPLSDSASRAVVEQMKSDEARHAAQAVDAGAAELPPPVKALMRLASRVMTTVAHRI
- a CDS encoding porin → MKKSLVALAALAVAGVASAQSSVTLFGVVDASISGYSSTSRDLNGATFLNPFYVNQGSVKRSQRVLANSGYNSSRLGFRGTEDLGGGLAASFWLEAPITNDNGQEGVATFARRSTVSLSGGFGEIRLGRDYTPTFWNDTVFDPFGTNGVGTNLISTANGSFGAFGTPAASTAGFTNVGNSNYVRASNTVGYFLPPNLGGFYGQVMYGFSEKTKYSPGLSTPDVENSQRQGRYVGGRFGYANGPLDVAVAYGSSTVGDDYYLGTTSKVNTFNVGASYDFGPVKLFGEISQAKNKTDFENQDFFATNTDTKLKGYLIGVTVPVGAGLIRASYSSVKYDLNQTVGLFDVADPDPKANKIAVGYVHNLSKRTALYATIARVSNKNGANLTVGGPAFLSNGTFTPKNSTGYDFGIRHAF